A part of Vulcanisaeta moutnovskia 768-28 genomic DNA contains:
- a CDS encoding cysteine hydrolase family protein, whose protein sequence is MTRIVGSVKIPEMEIKEEVTLTASNTAVIVVDMQNDFVKPNGKLYVPTAQATIPAIRKLLMKARDSNVPIIYTQDWHFKNDPEFRIWGEHCVMGTWGAEIVDELKPVPDDIIIRKRRYDAFFGTDLDYVLRHVVHAMNLVIVGTVANICVLHTAGSAALNWYNVVVPIDGISALDEFDYYAALRQVSFLYRGILTKVDGIRFA, encoded by the coding sequence ATGACGAGGATAGTGGGTAGTGTAAAAATACCTGAGATGGAGATTAAGGAGGAGGTTACATTAACTGCGTCAAATACTGCCGTGATCGTTGTTGACATGCAGAATGACTTCGTAAAGCCGAACGGTAAGTTATACGTACCAACTGCGCAGGCTACAATACCAGCAATAAGGAAGCTACTTATGAAGGCTAGAGATTCTAACGTACCAATAATATACACACAGGATTGGCACTTTAAGAATGACCCAGAGTTTAGGATTTGGGGTGAGCACTGCGTCATGGGTACGTGGGGCGCGGAAATTGTGGATGAACTTAAACCCGTGCCTGATGATATCATAATAAGGAAGCGCAGGTATGATGCGTTCTTCGGTACTGACCTTGACTATGTGCTTAGGCATGTAGTTCATGCAATGAACCTAGTAATAGTCGGTACTGTGGCCAATATATGCGTACTACACACTGCAGGTAGTGCTGCACTTAATTGGTATAATGTCGTTGTACCAATTGATGGAATATCCGCATTAGATGAATTCGATTATTACGCTGCTCTTAGGCAGGTCTCATTTCTATATAGGGGCATACTCACTAAGGTTGATGGAATTAGATTTGCATAG